CCGGCCGCACCGCCGACGCGGTGGTCTGCCGCCCGCCCTACAACGAGCGCGACTGGGGCCACGACCAGCTCCAGTACGACTCGCGCTGGCCCGGCCGGCTCGTCCCGCCGCGCGGCGAGTCCGAACTCGCCTGGGTGCTGCACTGCCTGGCGCACACCCGCCCCGGCGGCACCGCCGTCCTGCTGCTCCCGCCGACCGTCGCCTCCCGCCGGGCCGGCCGCCGGGTGCGGGCCGAACTCGTCCGCTCCGGCGCCCTGCGCGCCGTGGCCGCGCTGCCCGCCGGCACCGCCCCGCCGTACGGGGTGCCGCTGCACGTGTGGGTGCTGCGCGGACCGGAACCCGGCGACGGGTTCCGGCACGTCCTGCTGCTGGACGCCGCCGCCGACGGCGGCCCCGACCGGGCCGCGCCGACCGACGCCGTGCGGGCCGCCTGGCAGGAGTTCGACACCGCCGCCCGCACCGGCGCCCCGCTGCCCGCCGACCGCCCCGGTCGCTCCCGCGCCGTCCCCGCGATCGACCTGCTGGACGACGAGACCGACCTCACCCCGGCCCGCCACCTGCCCGCCGCCCCCGCCGGGGCCGCCCCCGACCTGCTCGCCGGACTGCGCGAGCGGCTCACCGCCGAACTCGCCCGGCTGGCCGACCTGGACACCGCGCTGCCCGCCGTCACCACCGCCGCCGACGCCCCGCCGCCGCAGGTCAGCATCGGCGAACTCGCCCGCGCCGGCGCCCTGGAGGTGCACTCCTCCGGCCAGGGCGCCCCCGCCCGGCCCGGCGGCCGCACCCCGCTGCTCACCGACCAGGACCTCCAGGCCGCCGTCCCGCCGAGCGCCGCCACCGACGCCGGGGACGTCCTGACGGTCCGTCACGGGGACGTGCTGGTCCCGGCCCTGGGCGACGAGGGCGCCCGCGCCGTGCACCCCGGCAGCCCCTACGCCGGGGCCGCCCTCGGCCCCCGGCTGCACCTGCTGCGGCCCGACCCCGAGCTGCTCGACCCCGACTTCCTGGCCGGCCAGCTGCGCGCCACCGGCGCCGGACGGCGGGCCAGCAGCTACGCGTCCACCACCAGCCGGCTGGACATCCGCCGGGTCGAGCTGCCGCGCGTCCCGATCGAACGGCAGCGCCGCCTCGGCGCCGCGTTCCGCCGGATCGCCGCCTACGAGAGCGCCCTCGCCGCCGCCACCGCCGAGGCCCGCACCCTGACCAGGGCGCTCACCGACACGCTCGCCGCCGGGGCCACCGAACCGGCCTGACGGCGCGTCGGCCCGCAACGGGACGGCAACGGGCTCCCGGCCGGTCGGTCCGGGCCGGTACCGTGTGCGCAGCACGTACCGCCGCCGCCGAGGAGCCACCATGCCCGCCCGCGCCGTCCCGTACCGGAAAGGGCTGACGGCGCTGCTCGCCCTGATACCGGTGCTGACCCTCGGACTGCTCGGCATGGTGCCGTCGATGGTGCTGGCCGTCGACCGGCGCCGGACGGCGGACAAGGTCGGCGCGGCGGTGTTCGGCCTGATGCAGGTCGCGCTGTTCATCTCGCTCGGGCTGACCCCGAACGGCGAGCCGATCGACAACCTGACCGCCGGGCTGCTCCTGCTGCCGCTCTTCCTCGCCACCCCCGTGCACTTCCTGCTGATGAACCGGCGCGAGCAGTGGCCCGCCACCGCCCCGGCCCGCTACCCCCAGCCGTACGGGTACGCCTACCCGCAGCCCGGATATCCGCAGGCCGGGTACCCGACCGCCGGGTACCCGCAGCCCGCCCACCCCGCCGGGCCGTACCCGGCCGTGCAGCCCCAGCTGCCCGTGCAGCCCCACCCGGCCGCCGCGCCCACCGTGCCCGCGATGCCCGCGGCCCACGCCGCGCCCGCGGCCCACGTCGCGCCCGCGGCCCCGACCGGGGCCGCCGAACTGCGCGAACTCGGCGAACTGCTGCGCCGGCAGGCCGGGGACGGGCCGCAGTGAGCCGGGTCGTCGGCGAGCGCTACCTGCTCGACGAGAAGATCGGGCACGGCGGGATGGGCCAGGTCTGGTCCGCCCACGACCAGCGGCTGGAGCGGCAGGTCGCGGTGAAGCTGCTGCGCACCGACGCGCTGCCCCGCCCCGCCGGGCGCGGCGACAGCCAGGCCGACCTGCTGCGCCGGCGCTTCCTGCGCGAGTGCCGGATCGGCGCCGGGCTCGACCACCCCGGGCTGGTCACCGTCTACGACGCGGGCACCGACGGCGAGGAGCTGTACCTGGTGATGCAGCGCGTCCCCGGCCTCAGCCTGGCCGACCTGGTCGCCGAGGAGGGCCCGCTGCCCGTCGACCGGGCCGCCGCCGTCGCCGGACAGCTGTGCGCCGCGCTCGCCGCCGTGCACGGCGCCCAGGTGGTCCACCGGGACCTCAAGCCGAGCAACGTGATGATCCGCCCGGACGGCCGGGCGATCCTGCTCGACCTCGGCATCGCCACCGCCCTCGACCCCGGTGCCACCCGGCTCACCCTCACCGGCAGCCCGATCGGCAGCCCCGCCTACATGGCCCCCGAACAGGCCATGGCCGCCCGGGCCGACGGCCGCAGCGACCTGTACGCGCTCGGCTGCATGCTGCACGAGATGCTCGCCGGCGAACCGCCCTTCCCCGCCCCCACCGCGCTCGCCGTGCTGCGCCGCCAGGTCGACGACCCGCCCGTCCCGCTGCGCCGGCTGCGCGCCGAGGTGCCCGCCGCCCTGGAGTCGCTCGTCCTGCGGCTGCTGGCCAAGCGCCCCGAGGAGCGGCCCGCCGACGCCGTCGAGGTGCACGCCGTGCTGCTGCCGATGCTGCCCGCCGCCACCGGCCGGGTCCGCACCCGGCTGCCCGCCGTCCCCGACCCCGGCGACCCCTACCGCTACCCCCACCACCCGCAGCCCACCGCCGCCCCCGTCCTCGCGGCGTTCCAAACCCCGCCCGCCGTGCCGCCGACCCCCGCCCCGGCCGTCGCACCCCCGGCCGCGCCCGGCACCGAGACGCTCGGCGCGGCCTGCGCCCGGCTCTCCGACCTGGTCGAGTCCGGACGCCACACCGAGGTGCTCGACCTGTCCGCCCGGCTGCTGCCCCGGGCCGCCGCCGAACAGGGCGAGGACGCGCCGCTGGTGCGCACCGTGCGCGCGATCCGGGCCCGTACCCTGCTCGCCGAACAGCGCTGGGCCGAGGCCCTGCCCGAACTGCGCCGACTCGCCGCCGGGGCCGCGCCCCACGACCCCGCCGCGCTCGACCACCGCCGGCACGCCGCCCGCTGCCTCGACCACCTCGGCCTGGCCGCCGAGGCGCTCGCCGAGTACCGTGCCGTCCTCGCCGCCCTCCCGCCCGGCTCCCCGCACGCCGTCGAGGTCCGCGAACGCACCGGCCTGCTGCTCGCCGCCACCGGCCGGCCCGAGGAGGGCTGGCACGCCCTGCTCGAACTCCTCCTGGAGACCGAGCGCCGGTACGGCCCGCACCACCCCGACGTCCGCCGGCTGCGCTCCCACCTCGAACGGCTCGGCCGCCATCGCACCACCACCAACCCCTACGCGACGTAGCGCCGCGCCGGACGGCGGCGGGGGTCTGGCCCTCGGGGTCGGCGGTCAATAGTGTTCGTCCCAGCCACGTACGCAGAGCACCACCGGACCGCGCTCCACCGCCCAGGAGGCCCCAGTGATCCGCACCAGCTCCGCCCGCCGACTGCGCGCCGCACTCGGCACCGCGGTCGCCGCCGCCGCGCTCGCCGCCTGCGGCGGCGCCCCGGCCCACCAGGGGGCGGCCGCCGTGGTCGGCAGCGACCGGATCAGCATCGCCCAGGTCGAGGCCCGGGTCGCCGCCGTCCGGGACGGCGCCGCGCAGGCGGGCGCCGCCGCCGAGGAGCAGCCGGGCCTGGCCCGGCACGCCGTCTCCGACCTGATCCTCGGCAAGGTCGTCGCCCGCGCCCTGGCGGACCACCGGATCACCGTCAGCCAGTCCGAGGTCGACCAGGCCAGGTCCGCGGACGCGCGCACGGTCGGCAGCGACACCAAGCTCGCCGAACTGCTGCGCGCCAAGCAGGGCGTCCCGTCCGGCGACGTCGACGGCTTCTACCGCCAGCAGATCGGCCTGGTGAAGCTGGCCGCCGGCCAGGACCCGAACAGCCCCGCCGGTGACGCCGCCATCCGCAAGGCCCTGGTCGACGCGGGCACCGCCCTGCACATCGAGGTCAACCCGCGCTACGGCAGCTGGGACACCGCCCGGATCAGCCTCACCGGCAGCACCGAGAACTGGCTCCCGGCGGCGAGCACCCAGGCCCTGTGACCGCGGCCCGCTAGCCCTGCGCGGGCTCCGGGCCGTCCCCGGGCGCTCCTCGGCCGGACGAGTGAGCGCCCGTGCGCGTCGGACGTGTCCGCCGGACGAAGGGCGACGGGCCGGTGAGGCTGGGTTCCCTGCCCAGCCCGCCGCACCGGTTGCGAGGTCGTCCGTGGTCCAGCGCCGTCCACCCCTGCCGAGGAGGCTGCGCGCCCTGTGCGCGGTGCTGCCCGCCGCCGGACTGCTCGTCCCGCTCGCCGCGGCCCCCGCCGTGCCCGCGACCCTGCGCGGGGCGGGCGTCCAGCGGCCGAGCGGGCCGGACCCGGCGGTGCCCGGCCACCTGACGACGGCCGCAGGTTCGGAATCGGCCTGCGACCCGGGCGGCGGCCCGCCCTGCACCGGCGCCGAGGGCGGCGGCGACGACCGCACCGCGTACGGGCCGAGCGCCCCGAACGCGTCCGGCGACGCCGTCTCCTACCGGGTCACCGTCCCCCCGCCGCCACCGTCCGCGAGCCCCGCGCCGGACCTGAGCGGCACCCCGCAGCCGGTGCCCGGTTCCGGCGCTGGCGGTCGGCTCCCCGAGACCGGGAGCGCCGGGGCCCTCCCGCTGATCGGCCTGGCCGCCCTCGGCTGCCTCCTGGCCGGTCTGATGGCCCTGGCGACCAGGACCCGCCGCCGCCGCTGACCCGGATCGGATCCGGGCCGAGACCGAACCGGGCGGGCGGGCGCGACCGTCCGGCCGCGCCCGCCCGCCCGTCACCACCGGCCCCGCCCGCTCAGCTCGCCCGGGCCGCCGGGGCGGGGTGCCGGGCGGCGTGCGCCAGGAGCGCCAGTTGGATCCGGTTGGTGGCGCCGGTCTTGGCCCGGATCCGGCGCAGGTAGGTGTCGACCGTGTGCGGGCTGAGCTGCAGGCGGCGGGCGATCGCCGCGTAGGTGGCGCCGTGGGTGAGCAGCTCCAGCACCTGGTGCTCGCGTCGGCTGAGGCCCTCGGTCGGGTCCGGGGCGGGGCGGGGCGGAACGGCCGGCATCTGCGGTCCCTTCATCGGTGCGGGCGGAGAGGGGGGGAAGCGAGGAGGAGGGCGGCTCAGCTCAGCGGTCGGCACAGCGGCAGGTCGCAGCTGCCCCAGGAGGTGTCGCCCGAGGGCGCCGCCCCGGCCACCGTGACGGCCGTGGCCGACCGGCCGTCCGCAGCCGACCAGGGCGCGGCACCGGCCAGGGCGGCGAGCAGACCGGCGACGGCGAGGATGCGAGCGAACCGCTTCATGGCAGGGTCCTCCTGAGGGTGGGAAGGGGGTCGTCGGCGCCCGGGTCCCGGTCGGAGCACCGGCGCCTGGGAACCAGCATGGGCACCCGCAGGCGTCCGAGCCATTGCACGGCCACCTCACCAACTGCTCTGGCAGCAAGATGACCTGGGGACGGAAATGGACCTAATAGCCCAAACCCCACCGCTCGAAGCCGAGTTCACCCCCGACCCGGTCGACGCCGCGGCCTACTGCTGGGTGCTGGAACACGGCCGGCTCGACCCGGCGGCCCTCGCCGGGCACCTCCGGGAGCGCGGGCTGGACCCGGCCGCCGCCCCCGACGCGCTGCGCCGCCTCGCCGACTGGCGACTGATCCACCCGGACCCGGCCGACCCCGGCCGCGGCCACGCGCTGCCCCCGCAGAGCGCGATCACCGCGCTGGCCGCCCCCGTCGAGGCCGAGATCCAGCGCAGCCGCGCCGAACTCGCCCACCGCCAGGCCCTGGTGGCCGCGTTCCTGCCCCACCACCGGCAGGCCGGCCCGGGCGCGGTGGACGGCTCCGGCGCGATCGAGGTGATCGCCGACCTCCCCGGCGTGCAGGCCGCCCTGGAACGGGCCTCCGCCGCCTGCCGCAGCGAGGTGCTCACCATCCAGCCCGGCGGCAGCTCCCGGGTCCCCGCCGCGATGGAGGCCGGACTGCTCCGGGACCGCGCCCTGCTGGGCCGCGGCGTGCGGATCCGCACCCTCTACCACCACACCGCGCGCTTCCACGGCCCCAGCCAGGCGTACGCCGAGGCCGCCACCGCGCTCGGCGCCGAGTACCGCACCTCGCACGAGCTGTTCGGCCGGCTGATCGCCTTCGACCGCGAACTCGCCTTCCTGCCGCTCAGCGACGGCTCCCCGGGCGCCCTGGTGGTCCGTCAGGAGGCCCTGCTCGCCTACCTGTGCGACATCTTCGAGCAGACCTGGACGCTCGCCCGGCCGTTCGCCGCCGCCGCCGAGGACGGCCTCGAACAGGTCTCCCAGGAACTCGACCGCACCATCGTCCGGATGCTCGCCGCCGGGCTCAAGGACGAGGCGATCGCCCGCCGCCTGGGCATGTCGCTGCGCACCGCCCGCCGCCACATCGCCGACATCATGGACGAGTTGGGCGCCGAGAGCCGCTTCCAGGCCGGGGTCGCCGCCGCCCGGGCCGGCCTGCTCGACGACTGATCCGCCGCCCCGCCGTCCGCACTCCGCCGCCCCCGCCGTCCACGCCCCGCCGTGTCACGCGACCCCGGGACCGCCGGGCCGGGACCGACTGTCCGTGACTGTCCGCCGGGCGCGCCGCGCCGCACCATTGTTCTCAGCGGGGCACACCGGGCCCCACCGGGACGGCGGAAGGGAGGCGAACGCGATGCAGTGGGAACCGGAGGGGGCGAGAGCGGCCGACCCGGCCCGCGAGGTCGCCGCCTTCCTGCGCCGCCGGCTCGGCGGCGGACCGGCCCTGCTGTGGACCGAGGACGACCACCCGGACGGCGAGCCGTCCGGTGCCGCCCCGGCGTCCGGAGCGGCCCGCTGGGCCGACGCCCTGCGCCGGCTCCTCGGCCGGCCCGTGGAACCCGCCGGTGAACTCACCCCGGGGGAGGGCAGCGCCCTGCTGCTCTTCCAACTCCACGGCGCCTGCCAGGTCCGGTCCACCCCCGGGAGCGACCGGGGCCTGCGACTGCGCCCCGGCCAGTGGCTGCTGCTGCCCCCCGGCCGCGGCTGCCACCTCACCTGCCGGCCCGGCGCCGAACCGCTGGCCCTGCGCATCCCGACCGCCTGACCGCACCATCCCGGTCCGCGCCGGGGCACCGCCTGCCCGTCGCCGACCGAAAAATCCCTTTCACCCCTTTCATCGAAGGAGTTCCGTCATGGGCATCACCACCACCGAGTCCACCTCGAAGTTCGCCGCGCTCGCCCGCCAGGCCGCCCTGTCGGTGGCGGTGGCCGCCGCCGTGGGCGGTGCGGTGTTCGCACCGGCCGCCGCCGCGCAGGCCGCCGAGGCCGGGACGGTCAGCGCCGGCCACGCCACCCCGAACGGCTGCGGCGAGTGCTACCCGGACGTCATCTGATCCCGGTCCACCCCGCGGGGCGCCGGACCGCACCGCCCACCGCACCGGAGAGGAACCCACGGCCATGGACTGGCTGGCACGCTGCGTCGACGACCCCGAGACCTTCCTGCGCGCGCACTGGCGCCGGGGCCCGGTCCTGCTCCGCCCCGCCGACCCGCCCACCGAACTGCTCACCGTGCACGGCCTGTTCGACCTCGTCGACGGGGGAACCCTGCGCAGCCCCTACGCCGGCCTGTTCACCGCGGAGGGCACCGTCCCCGAGGCCGACTACTGCCCGCCGCGGATCGTCGCCGGCCGCGCCCTGGACGGCTGCCCCGACCCGGAGCGGGTCCGCGCCCTGATCCGCGACCACGACGCCACCCTGCAACTGCGCTACCTCAACCACTGGCACCCGGGCGTCCGCGCGCTGACCACCGGCCTGTCCGAGAGCCTGGGCCGGCTCACCGAGGCGTTCCTGTTCTACTCCCAGCCGGGCCGGCACGGCCCGGTCCACCGCGACGAGGGCGACATCCTGGTCATCCAGCTCAGCGGCACCAAGCACTGGCAGGTGTACGCGGGCCCGACCGACCCGGGCTGGCAGCCGGTCCGCGAGGACGACCCGGGCCCGTGCCTGCTGGAGACCGAGGTGCACCCCGGCGAGGTGCTGTACGTCCCCAACGGGTACGCCCACACCGCCCGGGCCACCGGGGACGGCCCGTCCCTGCACCTGACCGTCGCGCTGCGCGAGGCCGGCGCCGTCCACCTGCGCGCCCAGCTGCGCCGGCTGCTCTCCGCCGGGCTGGAACTGCCCGCCCGCCCGATCGACGAGGACGGCCTGCTGCGCACCGGCGCCGACCTGCTGGACCACCTGCGGGCCAGGCTGGCCGCCACCACCCCCGGGGAGCTGGTCGCCGCCGCCCGCCGGTCCGCCCACAGCAGCCGCCCCACCGCCTGAGAGGAGAACCGACCGTGACCGAGACCTGGCTGCGCCGCTTCGTGCCCGACGAGGAGCGGTTCCGCACCGAACTGTGGCGCACCGCCCCGGCCGTGCTGCACCCCGCGCACCCGCCGGTGGACGTGCTGCCCGCCGCCGAACTCGACCGGCTGCTCGACCACGGCCTGCTGCGGGCCCCCTACCTGGGCCTGGTGCAGCGCGACGCCCACCTGCCCGACGCGCGGTTCTGCCCGCCCCGGACGGTGCTCGGCGAACCGGTCGGCGGCTACGCCGACGGCGCGGCGGTGCGCGCCCTGATCCGGGACGAGCGGGCCACCCTGCTGCTGCGCTACGTCGACCAGTGGCACCACGGGGTGCGCACCCTGTGCCACGGCCTGGCCGCCGAACTCGGCCGCCCGGTCGAGGCGTTCTACTTCCTGACGCCGCCCGGCACCCAGGGCCGCCCGGTGCACCGGGACGACGCGGACGTGTTCGTGGTGCAGCTCTCCGGCGCCAAGCGCTGGTGGGTGCACGGCGGCCCGGCGGACGGCAACTGGGTGCCGGAGCGGGAGGACGGCGACCCGGGCGAGGCGCTGCTGGACACCGTCCTGCGGCCCGGCGAGGTGCTGTACGTGCCGCGCGGGTTCGCGCACCGGGCCCGCGCCGAGGAGGGCGCGCCGTCCGCCCACCTGTCGCTGACCGTCCGGGAGGTCGCCAGCGCCAACCTGTACGCCGTCGCGCAGGGCCTGCTCGCCGACAGCTGCGAACTGCCCGGCCGCCCGCTGGACGACGCCGCGCTGACCGGGGCCGCCGCCCGGCTGCTCGACCACGCCGCGGAGCTGCTGGCCGAGCTGACCCCGGCCGACCTGCTGGCCGTCACCCGGCAGGTCGTGCTCCGGCCCGCGGCCTGACCGGCGCACCCGGCCGCCCCGCCCCCCGCGGTAGGTTCGGACCCGTGGAGACCCCGAAGCTGATCCTGCTGACCACCACCCACCGCGTCGCCCCCGGTCTGCTCTCCTGGCCGGCCTGGGAGGCGCTCCGGTCCGCGCCCAAGGTGCTGGCCGGCGTCGCGGACCACCCGCAGCTGGCCGCCCTGCGCGCGGCGGGCGTCGAACCGGAGGTGGTCGAGCGGCCGTCCGCCCCCGCGCTGGCCCGGCTGCTGCTGGCCGAGGCCCCGGCGCTCTGGCTGGAGAGCCCGGACGGCGACCCGGGCCTGACCGACGCGCTGGCCCGGATCGCCGTCGAGGAGGCCGGCGAGCACCCGGAGATCGAGGTGCTGCCCGGCTCGTACGACCTGCCGGGGGCCCGGCTGCTCGACCTGGTCGCGGTGATGGACCGGCTGCGCTCGCCCGGCGGCTGCCCGTGGGACGCCGAGCAGACCCACGAGAGCCTGGTGAAGTACCTGGTCGAGGAGGCGTTCGAGCTGGTCGAGGCGATCGAGGAGGGCGACCGGGAGACCCTGCGCGAGGAGCTCGGCGACGTGCTGCTCCAGGTGTTCTTCCACTCGCGGATCGCCGAGGAGGACGCCGCGGACCCGTTCTCGATCGACGACGTCGCGGGCGACATCGTGGAGAAGCTGACGTACCGCCACCCGCACGTGTTCGGCGACGTGAGCGTGACCGGCTCCGCCGAGACCGAGGCCAACTGGGAGCAGCTGAAGGCGGCGGAGAAGCAGCGCGAGTCGGTGCTCGACGGCGTGCCCTCCGGCCTGCCCGCGCTGGCGTACGCGGCCAAACTGGTCTCCCGGGTGCGCCGGGCGCACTTCACCGGCGTGCCGGACGCGCCGTACGAGCTGCCCGCCGAACTGACCGCGCAGTCCGCGGGCGAGCTGCTGCTGGCCGTCGCGCAGCGGGCGCACGACCGGGGCGTGGACGTGGACGCGGCGCTGCGCGCGGCGGCCCGCCGCTACCGCGCGGCGGTCCGGACGGCGGAGGGGCTGCCGGCGGAGTAGCCCGGGGGAGCGGTCGCCCGGGGAGCGGCCTCAGCCGGCCAGCGGGACGTCGGTGACCGGGCGGCGCTGGGCCGGGACGACCTCGCCGATGGCCTCGCCGACCAGGGCGAGGACCTCGGCCAGCGGGTCGAGGTGGCCGGGCAGGTCGGCGAGCTGGACGATCCGCTCGCCGTCCGGGCCCGCCACCGCGAACAGGTCGATCGGGCCGAGGTGCTTGACGGCGGTGGCGACCAGCGCGGCGACGTCCGCGGGGTGGTGGATGTCGCCGGAGACGCCGACCACCGGGCAGCCGGGACGGTCGAGCTCGGCGGCCAGGTCCTCGGCGACGCCCGGGCGCAGGTCCGCGACCAGCAGGCCGGCGGCGCCGGCGGCGGAGAACCGGCGGGCCAGGTCGGCCCCCGAACCCCCGTCGAGCACCGCGATGACCACCACTGCACCGGCTACTCGCATGGCCTGCTCCCCTTTCAGAGCGCGCACCCGTGGTCGGCCCGCACGCCGCCCACGGTGGTTATCGGAGGATCGTAGGCTCGCCCCGACGCTCCGCAACAGGGATTACCCACCAGGTGACCAGACTCACGCGACGGCGCTTCCCGATACGGTCAAGACATGCCAGACCAGCCCCACGCCCCCCAGCCGCCCCTGTTCACCTGGGAGTTCGCCGCCGACCCCTACCCGGCGTACGCCTGGCTGCGGGAGCACGCGCCGGTGCACCGCACTACCCTGCCGAGCGGGGTCGACGCCTGGCTGGTCACCCGCTACGCGGACGCCCGGCAGGCCCTGGCGGACGCCCGGCTCTCCAAGAACCCGGCGCACCACAGCGAGCAGGCCCACCGCAGCGGCCGGGTCGGCATCCCCGGCGAGCGGCAGGCCGACCTGATGACCCACCTGCTGAACATCGACCCGCCCGACCACACCCGGCTGCGCCGGCTGGTCTCCAAGGCGTTCACCCCGCGCCGGGTGGCCGAGTTCGAACCGCGGGTGCGGGAGATCACCGACCGGCTGATCGACTCCTTCGCCGGCCGCGGCGAGGCCGACCTGATCCACGAGTTCGCCTTCCCGCTCCCCATCTACGCGATCTGCGACCTGCTCGGCGTCCCCGCCGAGGACCAGGACGACCTGCGCGACTGGGCGGGCATGATGATCCGCCACACCGGCGGCAAGCGGGGAGGCGTGGGCCGCGCGGTCAAGCAGATCCGCGGCTACCTGGCCGA
The window above is part of the Kitasatospora sp. NA04385 genome. Proteins encoded here:
- a CDS encoding MazG family protein: METPKLILLTTTHRVAPGLLSWPAWEALRSAPKVLAGVADHPQLAALRAAGVEPEVVERPSAPALARLLLAEAPALWLESPDGDPGLTDALARIAVEEAGEHPEIEVLPGSYDLPGARLLDLVAVMDRLRSPGGCPWDAEQTHESLVKYLVEEAFELVEAIEEGDRETLREELGDVLLQVFFHSRIAEEDAADPFSIDDVAGDIVEKLTYRHPHVFGDVSVTGSAETEANWEQLKAAEKQRESVLDGVPSGLPALAYAAKLVSRVRRAHFTGVPDAPYELPAELTAQSAGELLLAVAQRAHDRGVDVDAALRAAARRYRAAVRTAEGLPAE
- a CDS encoding serine/threonine-protein kinase; this encodes MSRVVGERYLLDEKIGHGGMGQVWSAHDQRLERQVAVKLLRTDALPRPAGRGDSQADLLRRRFLRECRIGAGLDHPGLVTVYDAGTDGEELYLVMQRVPGLSLADLVAEEGPLPVDRAAAVAGQLCAALAAVHGAQVVHRDLKPSNVMIRPDGRAILLDLGIATALDPGATRLTLTGSPIGSPAYMAPEQAMAARADGRSDLYALGCMLHEMLAGEPPFPAPTALAVLRRQVDDPPVPLRRLRAEVPAALESLVLRLLAKRPEERPADAVEVHAVLLPMLPAATGRVRTRLPAVPDPGDPYRYPHHPQPTAAPVLAAFQTPPAVPPTPAPAVAPPAAPGTETLGAACARLSDLVESGRHTEVLDLSARLLPRAAAEQGEDAPLVRTVRAIRARTLLAEQRWAEALPELRRLAAGAAPHDPAALDHRRHAARCLDHLGLAAEALAEYRAVLAALPPGSPHAVEVRERTGLLLAATGRPEEGWHALLELLLETERRYGPHHPDVRRLRSHLERLGRHRTTTNPYAT
- a CDS encoding SurA N-terminal domain-containing protein produces the protein MIRTSSARRLRAALGTAVAAAALAACGGAPAHQGAAAVVGSDRISIAQVEARVAAVRDGAAQAGAAAEEQPGLARHAVSDLILGKVVARALADHRITVSQSEVDQARSADARTVGSDTKLAELLRAKQGVPSGDVDGFYRQQIGLVKLAAGQDPNSPAGDAAIRKALVDAGTALHIEVNPRYGSWDTARISLTGSTENWLPAASTQAL
- a CDS encoding SDR family NAD(P)-dependent oxidoreductase gives rise to the protein MRVAGAVVVIAVLDGGSGADLARRFSAAGAAGLLVADLRPGVAEDLAAELDRPGCPVVGVSGDIHHPADVAALVATAVKHLGPIDLFAVAGPDGERIVQLADLPGHLDPLAEVLALVGEAIGEVVPAQRRPVTDVPLAG
- a CDS encoding cupin domain-containing protein, translated to MTETWLRRFVPDEERFRTELWRTAPAVLHPAHPPVDVLPAAELDRLLDHGLLRAPYLGLVQRDAHLPDARFCPPRTVLGEPVGGYADGAAVRALIRDERATLLLRYVDQWHHGVRTLCHGLAAELGRPVEAFYFLTPPGTQGRPVHRDDADVFVVQLSGAKRWWVHGGPADGNWVPEREDGDPGEALLDTVLRPGEVLYVPRGFAHRARAEEGAPSAHLSLTVREVASANLYAVAQGLLADSCELPGRPLDDAALTGAAARLLDHAAELLAELTPADLLAVTRQVVLRPAA
- a CDS encoding cupin domain-containing protein, encoding MDWLARCVDDPETFLRAHWRRGPVLLRPADPPTELLTVHGLFDLVDGGTLRSPYAGLFTAEGTVPEADYCPPRIVAGRALDGCPDPERVRALIRDHDATLQLRYLNHWHPGVRALTTGLSESLGRLTEAFLFYSQPGRHGPVHRDEGDILVIQLSGTKHWQVYAGPTDPGWQPVREDDPGPCLLETEVHPGEVLYVPNGYAHTARATGDGPSLHLTVALREAGAVHLRAQLRRLLSAGLELPARPIDEDGLLRTGADLLDHLRARLAATTPGELVAAARRSAHSSRPTA
- a CDS encoding N-6 DNA methylase — protein: MVCRPPYNERDWGHDQLQYDSRWPGRLVPPRGESELAWVLHCLAHTRPGGTAVLLLPPTVASRRAGRRVRAELVRSGALRAVAALPAGTAPPYGVPLHVWVLRGPEPGDGFRHVLLLDAAADGGPDRAAPTDAVRAAWQEFDTAARTGAPLPADRPGRSRAVPAIDLLDDETDLTPARHLPAAPAGAAPDLLAGLRERLTAELARLADLDTALPAVTTAADAPPPQVSIGELARAGALEVHSSGQGAPARPGGRTPLLTDQDLQAAVPPSAATDAGDVLTVRHGDVLVPALGDEGARAVHPGSPYAGAALGPRLHLLRPDPELLDPDFLAGQLRATGAGRRASSYASTTSRLDIRRVELPRVPIERQRRLGAAFRRIAAYESALAAATAEARTLTRALTDTLAAGATEPA
- a CDS encoding LuxR C-terminal-related transcriptional regulator, with translation MDLIAQTPPLEAEFTPDPVDAAAYCWVLEHGRLDPAALAGHLRERGLDPAAAPDALRRLADWRLIHPDPADPGRGHALPPQSAITALAAPVEAEIQRSRAELAHRQALVAAFLPHHRQAGPGAVDGSGAIEVIADLPGVQAALERASAACRSEVLTIQPGGSSRVPAAMEAGLLRDRALLGRGVRIRTLYHHTARFHGPSQAYAEAATALGAEYRTSHELFGRLIAFDRELAFLPLSDGSPGALVVRQEALLAYLCDIFEQTWTLARPFAAAAEDGLEQVSQELDRTIVRMLAAGLKDEAIARRLGMSLRTARRHIADIMDELGAESRFQAGVAAARAGLLDD
- a CDS encoding response regulator transcription factor, which codes for MPAVPPRPAPDPTEGLSRREHQVLELLTHGATYAAIARRLQLSPHTVDTYLRRIRAKTGATNRIQLALLAHAARHPAPAARAS